A stretch of Sphingobacteriales bacterium DNA encodes these proteins:
- a CDS encoding ABC transporter ATP-binding protein, whose amino-acid sequence MKIRINNISRHYGEVEALKNISLEIQKGELFGFIGPDGAGKTTLFRIIVTLLKPDSGNVKINGLDTIKDYKEIRKIVGYMPGRFSLYQDLTVEENLNFYAGIFGTTVQENYHLIMDIYSHIEPYKKRLAGKLSGGMKQKLALSCAMIHRPEILVLDEPTTGVDAVSRKEFWEMLKNLKESGITIIVSTPYMDEAAKCDRVALIQQGKIMAIDQPDNIVKEFKSELLSISAGNNYQLLNILRQFPRTESVFPFGQSVHYTEKGGQIQSVEEIISYLEKNGISNLKIEKINAGIEDCFMKLMNEENNYFGGGMNSPSINGTL is encoded by the coding sequence ATGAAAATCAGAATAAACAATATTTCCAGGCATTACGGAGAGGTTGAAGCCCTGAAAAATATCAGTCTCGAAATTCAGAAAGGGGAACTTTTTGGGTTCATCGGGCCTGATGGTGCGGGTAAAACCACCTTGTTCAGGATTATTGTTACACTGCTCAAACCTGATAGTGGCAATGTGAAAATCAATGGATTGGATACAATTAAAGACTATAAGGAAATCAGGAAGATAGTAGGGTATATGCCGGGTCGTTTTTCCTTATATCAGGACCTGACTGTGGAAGAAAACCTGAATTTTTATGCAGGTATTTTCGGGACAACAGTACAGGAGAACTATCACTTAATCATGGATATATATTCCCATATTGAACCCTATAAAAAGAGACTGGCAGGTAAACTTTCGGGCGGAATGAAACAAAAACTGGCTTTATCCTGTGCCATGATTCACAGACCTGAAATTCTTGTCCTCGATGAACCGACTACCGGGGTGGATGCCGTTAGCCGGAAAGAGTTCTGGGAAATGTTGAAAAATCTTAAAGAATCAGGGATTACAATTATTGTTTCCACACCCTACATGGATGAAGCAGCAAAATGTGACAGGGTTGCCCTGATTCAGCAGGGAAAGATAATGGCAATTGATCAACCTGATAATATTGTCAAAGAATTTAAGTCGGAACTCTTATCCATCTCTGCAGGCAACAACTATCAGTTATTGAATATCTTACGGCAATTTCCGAGAACGGAAAGCGTATTCCCTTTCGGCCAAAGCGTTCATTACACCGAAAAAGGAGGACAAATCCAATCAGTGGAAGAAATCATCAGTTATCTGGAAAAAAATGGCATCAGCAATTTAAAAATTGAGAAAATTAATGCAGGGATTGAGGATTGTTTTATGAAATTGATGAATGAAGAAAATAATTATTTTGGAGGGGGAATGAATTCCCCCTCTATTAACGGAACATTATGA
- the tnpA gene encoding IS200/IS605 family transposase produces MSFSQIWIHSVWATKNRYPFLTKVIRIKLFEKFREIAKDKSYFLDTTGGIDDHVHIIFSMRPNQIISNIIKDFKGISSKWINDNNITEEYFEWQEGFSAFSISPWNVELIRNYIKNQEQHHKNQGFDDELKRLNKSEII; encoded by the coding sequence ATGTCATTTTCACAAATATGGATACACTCAGTCTGGGCTACAAAAAATCGTTACCCTTTTTTAACAAAAGTTATCAGGATTAAGCTTTTTGAAAAATTCAGAGAAATTGCGAAAGATAAATCGTATTTTTTAGATACAACAGGAGGAATTGACGATCATGTTCACATAATTTTCAGTATGAGGCCTAACCAGATTATTTCTAATATTATAAAAGATTTTAAAGGCATTTCATCAAAATGGATTAATGACAACAATATTACTGAAGAATATTTTGAATGGCAGGAAGGCTTCAGTGCATTTTCAATCTCTCCATGGAATGTTGAGTTAATAAGAAATTACATTAAAAATCAGGAACAGCATCACAAGAATCAAGGATTTGATGATGAGTTAAAAAGATTAAACAAAAGTGAAATTATATAA
- a CDS encoding ABC transporter ATP-binding protein: protein MQSESIIDVKNLVKKFGSFVANDNLTFEVKKGEIFGFLGANGAGKTTAIRILCGLSYPTSGEVNIAGYDIYKDREKIKKSIGYMSQKFSLYEDLTVYENIRFYAGIYGIDKKSIKSRTDELLEKLNMIDIRNKLIKDLPLGWRQKIAFSVAIFHHPAIVFLDEPTGGVDPITRRQFWELIYQAAHDGITVFVTTHYMDEAEYCQRVAIMTEGKIAVTDAPLNLIKKYAVNNMDEVFLKIARA, encoded by the coding sequence ATGCAATCTGAATCTATCATTGATGTTAAAAACCTGGTAAAAAAGTTCGGTTCGTTTGTGGCAAACGATAATCTGACTTTTGAAGTTAAGAAAGGTGAAATTTTCGGCTTTCTTGGGGCTAATGGAGCCGGTAAAACCACCGCTATCCGTATTTTATGCGGCCTTTCCTATCCGACTTCAGGTGAAGTAAATATTGCAGGTTATGATATTTATAAAGACAGGGAAAAGATAAAAAAAAGTATCGGATACATGAGCCAGAAATTCAGCCTGTACGAAGATCTGACGGTGTATGAGAATATCCGCTTCTATGCAGGAATTTACGGTATTGACAAAAAATCCATCAAATCAAGAACTGATGAATTGCTGGAAAAGCTTAATATGATTGACATCAGAAACAAGCTGATAAAGGATTTGCCGCTGGGATGGAGGCAGAAAATTGCTTTTTCAGTGGCTATTTTTCATCATCCTGCGATTGTTTTTCTTGATGAGCCAACAGGCGGGGTTGACCCCATCACAAGACGTCAGTTCTGGGAGTTGATTTATCAGGCTGCTCATGATGGAATTACTGTCTTTGTTACCACTCACTACATGGATGAGGCTGAATATTGTCAGAGGGTAGCCATCATGACGGAAGGGAAAATTGCGGTGACAGATGCTCCGCTTAATCTGATAAAAAAATATGCTGTTAATAATATGGACGAAGTATTTTTAAAAATTGCAAGAGCTTAA
- a CDS encoding ABC transporter permease: MKRFIGFVRKEFYHIIRDWRTLIILFGMPVIQLILFGYVITNEIKDVKIAVFDQSKDETTLRLINKITASGYFKLTENINSYDEIEQIFKKGFVKQVVVFEPDFAKKLKKEGKASIQLLTDASEPNTANLVVNYTSGIISGFMAEENKPADIPVKIIPEVRMLYNPELKGVFMFVPGIMAMLLMLVSAIMTSISITREKELGTMEVLLVSPLKPVQIIFGKVAPYVLLAFIDAIIIIAIGHFVFKMPVLGSVSLLMLEALIFITVALSLGILISTVTNSQQVAMMLSMVALMLPTILLSGFIFPIENMPWLLQALCQIMPPKYFIIIIKSIMLKGNGFLYVWKETLILLAMAAFFILLSVKKFKVRLEA, from the coding sequence ATGAAAAGGTTTATCGGGTTTGTCAGAAAAGAGTTTTACCATATCATCAGAGACTGGCGGACACTCATTATCCTGTTCGGGATGCCTGTCATTCAGCTGATTCTTTTCGGATATGTCATTACCAATGAGATAAAGGATGTAAAAATTGCTGTCTTTGACCAGTCAAAAGATGAGACCACACTGCGGCTCATTAATAAAATAACTGCTTCAGGCTATTTCAAGCTGACAGAAAATATTAACAGCTATGATGAAATCGAGCAGATATTTAAAAAAGGCTTTGTCAAACAAGTCGTTGTGTTTGAACCTGATTTTGCGAAGAAACTAAAAAAAGAAGGTAAAGCCAGTATCCAGTTGCTGACAGATGCTTCAGAACCAAACACTGCCAACTTGGTAGTCAATTACACTTCGGGCATTATCAGTGGGTTTATGGCTGAAGAAAACAAACCGGCAGATATTCCGGTGAAAATAATCCCCGAAGTCAGGATGCTTTACAATCCTGAGCTAAAAGGTGTTTTTATGTTTGTTCCGGGAATCATGGCCATGCTGCTGATGCTGGTGTCGGCTATTATGACCTCTATCTCCATCACCCGTGAAAAAGAGCTTGGTACGATGGAAGTTTTGCTGGTCAGCCCGCTGAAACCTGTACAGATTATTTTCGGCAAGGTTGCACCTTATGTCCTGCTTGCTTTTATTGATGCCATCATTATCATTGCCATCGGGCACTTTGTTTTCAAAATGCCGGTGCTGGGGAGCGTCTCACTATTGATGCTGGAAGCATTGATTTTCATCACTGTAGCCCTTTCGTTAGGCATTCTGATTTCTACTGTTACCAACAGTCAGCAGGTCGCCATGATGTTGTCAATGGTAGCCCTGATGTTGCCGACTATCCTATTATCAGGTTTTATCTTTCCGATTGAAAATATGCCCTGGCTTTTACAGGCCTTATGCCAGATTATGCCGCCAAAATATTTTATCATCATTATCAAAAGCATTATGCTGAAAGGAAATGGATTTTTGTATGTCTGGAAAGAAACCCTGATATTACTGGCAATGGCAGCCTTTTTCATATTACTGAGTGTTAAAAAATTTAAAGTCCGGCTGGAGGCTTAA